The Pseudonocardia broussonetiae DNA segment TCGACCAGACCATCGGCGACGAGGGCGACTCCCAGCTCGGCGACTTCATCGAGGACTCCGAGGCGGTCGTCGCCGTCGACGCGGTGAGCTTCACGCTGCTGCAGGACCAGCTCCAGTCGGTGCTGGCCACGCTGTCCGAGCGCGAGGCGGGCGTGGTGCGGCTGCGGTTCGGCCTCACCGACGGCCAGCCCCGCACGCTCGACGAGATCGGCCAGGTCTACGGGGTCACCCGGGAGCGGATCCGGCAGATCGAGTCGAAGACGATGTCGAAGCTGCGCCACCCGTCGCGGTCCCAGGTGCTGCGCGACTACCTGGACTAGGCACGTTCCCGACCACGGCCCCCGAGCTCCGGCTCGGGGGCCGTCGTCGTGTCAGCGGAACGCGTCCACGTTCTCGACGGCCCACGCGGCGAACGTCGTGCCCGGCTTCCCCGTCAGCTCCTCGACGATCGGCGTCGCCTCCCGCGCGTGCTCCGCGAAGCCCCCGAGCACGGCGTCGACGTACCAGACCGCGTCCGCACCCATCACCGGCTCCAGCACCGCGACGGCCTCGTCGCGCGGCACCTCGACGAACCCGACCGGCTCCCCCAGCGCCGCGGCGATGCGCTCCACGAGCGCGGTCCGGCGGAGCGTCTCCGGGCCGGTGAGGGAGTGGGCCCGGTGCACGTGCGACCCCTCGTCGAGCAGCGCTGTCGCGGCCACCGCGGCGATGTCGTCCATCGCGATCGGGGCGCTCGCGGCGTGCGGCCACGGCTCGCGCACCGTCCGCGCCGCCCGGACCTGCGGGGCCCAGGTCAGCGCGTTCTCGAAGAAGTCGCCCGGCCACAGGTGCGTCCACGCGATGCCGGACGCCTCCACGGCCCGCGTCACGCTCCCCCACCAGCTCTCCGGCTCCCCGGACAGGTCGACGACGTGCCGCACGCCCGCGTCGCGCGCCGCGGCCAGCACCTCGTCGACGGTGTCGGGGGTCGGGGCGAGGTACATCCGGTCGACGCCGCGCAGCGCCGCGGGCAGCGTGTGCGGCCGGCGCAGCCAGCCCCGCGCGACCTCCACGCCCTCGGGCAGCGCCGCCCGCTCCGGGTCGGTCGTGAGGGCGCGGACGTCGGTGGCGCCGCGGGTCAGGAGCTGGTCGACGACCTTGCGGCCGATGTTGCCGGTGGCGCCGGTGACCAGGATCGTCATGGGGCCCGAGGGTAGGCGAGCGGCACTCCCGCCCGACCGGGTCGGGCGAGAGTGCCGTTCGCGCGGGGCCGTGTCGGCCGCCTCCGGTCCGTCGGCCGCAGGCCGTAGGCTCGGCGGGGACCGGCCCCGATGGCCGTGCAGGTCGGCGCCCGCCCCCGGACGGCGCGCACGAGAGCGAGGGGAGGGCGGGGCCCCGGTGCCGCAGCAGCAGGGCGCAGCGGCGGGATGGGTCGGGCACGTGCTGGCCGGCCACCGCATCGACGCGCTCGTCGGCGAGGGCGGGATGGGCGTGGTCTACCGCGCCACGCACCTCAACCTCCGGCGCACGGTCGCGCTCAAGGTCCTCTCCCCCGCGCTCGCCGCCGACCTGGAGTACCGCAGGCGGTTCGAGCGCGAGGCCACCATCGCGGCCAGCCTGGAGCACCCGGCCGTCGTCCCGATCTACGACGCCGGCCACGCCAACGGGGTGCTGTTCCTGTCGATGCGCTTCATCGAGGGCGACGACCTGGGCGCCGTGCTGCAGCGGGAGGGCCCGCTCGACGTCGGCCGGCTGTGCGCGCTGCTCGGCCCGGTCGCCGACGCCCTCGACGCGGTGCACGAGGCCGGCCTGGTGCACCGCGACGTGAAGCCGGGGAACGTGCTCATCTCGCGGCCGGGACGGTCGCGGTCGGGGCAGGTGTACCTGTGCGACTTCGGCATCGCCCGCGGCCGCACCGACCCGGGCAGCGACATCACCGCCGCCGGCCGGTACCTCGGCACCCTCCAGTACTCCTCGCCCGAGCAGATCCAGGGCAAGTGGATCGACGGGCGCTCCGACCAGTACGGGCTCGCCTGCCTGGTCTTCCGCGGGCTGACCGGCCAGGTGCCCTACCCGCGCGACGACACCGCCGCTGTCATCTACGCCCACCTCGCCGCCGACCCGCCGCGTCCGAGCCTGCTGCGCCCCGAACTGCCCCCCGCGGTCGACGACGTGATCGCCCGCGCCGCCGCGAAGGACCCCGCCCGCCGGTTCGACAGCTGCGCGGCCTTCGTCGCGGCGCTGGCGGCGGCCACTGTCCCGTCCTCGCGGCCGCGACCCACGCCCGCACCGCGCCGCGCGGCGCCGCCGGAGGTGCCCGCCGCCGCCCCGACCCGCCGCGCGCTGCGGCCCACGCGCCCGCTCCCGCTGCCGGAGGTGCGGCCGGAGCCGGTGCCGCCCGCGCCGGCCGCTCCGGAGCAGCCGCCGGTCGCGGTCCCCGTGCCCCGGCACGCCGCGCCCGACCCCGTCGCGCCCGACCCCGCGCCGGCGCCGTCCACGCCGGCCGGTCCCGCCCCGGCCGGTCCCGCCCCGGCCGGTCCCGCCCCGGCCGCTCCCGCCCCGGTCGCCGCCGCGCCCGAGCCCGCTGAGCCCGTCGCGCCCGAGCCCGCACCGGTCGCACCCGCCGTCCCCGCCCCCGTCGACGTCCGGGCCGAGCGCGGCACCGACGACACCTCGGTCACCGTGACCTGGACGCCGGGCGACGACCGGGACGTCGAGTACAAGGTCAGCCGCCTCTGCCCCGACGGCCGGTGGCACGTCGTCGGGCGCACCCGGACGACCGGCCTGATCGACGGCGCCCCGGCCGCCGACTCCGACGTCCCCGTCTACGCCGTCGTGGCCCGGATCGGCGGCGAGGTGTCGGCGCAGGCGGTGTCCGAGGAGGTGCAGCCCGGGCAGGAGGCAGCGGCACAGCAGGCAGCGGCACAGCAGGCAGCGGTGCAGCAGGCGCCGCGGCATCCGGTCCCCGCGCCCGCCCCGTCGCCCGACGTCACCGACCCCGGCGGCATCCCGGCGGTCACCGATCTGGCCGTCGCCGCCCCCGGCACGCTCGTGCTCACCTGGCCCGACGGCGTCACCGAGGCGATGGTCGTGGTCCGCCGCGACGGGCCGCCGCTGTCCCCCGGCGACCCGGCCGCCACCACGTGGAAGATCACCAACATGCGCTACCAGCTCGACGGCGGGCTGCTGCTGCCCGCGTCGGTGCCGCGCCCCTGCCACGTCGCCGTGGCCTCCTGCCGGCGCGAGCGCGGCGCCCTGGTCGTGGCACCCGGGTTCGGGCCGGGAGCCCGCGCCCGCGTCCCCGGCTGACCGCAAACCCGTTGCGGGCGCCGCTAGCGTGGTCCCCGTGCAGCACCAGCTCTTCTTCCTCTGAGGGACGGCCCCTCGGCGGCCCCACCCGGTCCCCCGGGTCCGGGCCCGGCCGAGCGCGTCCGCCACCAGCCGCACACCGGGCCCGACGGGCCCGTCCCCGGAGGAACCCGTGCCCCGCACCACCCTGCCCGCGCGCGCCCGCGCCCACCTCGGCGCGACCGACGTCCACCTCGCCCGCGGCGGACGACCGGTCCTGACCGGCGTCGACCTGACCGTCTCCGCCGGCGACCGCCTCGCCGTCGTCGGGGAGAACGGCCGCGGCAAGACCACCCTGCTCGAGGTGCTGACCGGCGCGCTGGTGCCCGACCGCGGCACCGTCCGCCGCGTCGGCACCCTCGGCGCGGCCGCCCAGGAGGTCCCCGCCGCCGGGCGGACGGTCGGCGACCTCGTCGACGTCGAGCTGGCCGCGGTCCGCCGCGCCCTGCGCGAGCTCGACGCGGCGACCGCCGCCCTCGCCGACGGCCACCCGGACGCCGAACGGCGCTACGCCGACGCGCTCACCGCCGCGGAGGCCCACGACGCCTGGGACGCCGACCGCCGCGTCGAGCTCTCCCTGACCGCGCTCGGCGCCGTCACCGACCGGGAGCGGCCGCTCGCGACGCTGTCGGTCGGGCAGCGCCACCGCGTCCGCCTGGCCTGCCTGCTCGGCGCCGGCCACGACCTGCTCCTGCTCGACGAACCCACCAACCACCTCGACGCCGCCGGGCTCGACCACCTCACCGCGGCGCTGCGGGCCCACCCGGGCGGGCTGGTGCTGGTCAGCCACGACCGGGCCCTGCTCGCCGACGTGGCCACCGCGGTGCTCGACCTCGACCCCAGCCGCGACGGCCGGCCCCGCACCCACGGCGGCGGCTGGGCCGGTTTCCGCGCCGGGCGCACCGCCGAGCGGGAGCGCTGGGAGGCCGAGCACCGCGAGCAGGTCCGCCACGGCGAGCGCCTCGCCCGCGACCTCACCGCCGCGCAGGACCGGCTGACGACGGGCTGGCGCCCCGACAAGGGCACCGGGAAGCACACCCGGGCGACGCGCGCGCCGGCCCTGGTCCGCGCGGTGCACCGGCGCGCCGACGACCTCGCCGCGCACCGGGTCGCGGTGCCGGAGCCGCCGCTGCGGTTCGCCGCGCCCGACCTCCCGGTGCGCGAGGGGTGGGTCCTGCGGGCCGACGACGTCACGCTGCCGGCCCGGTTCGCCGGGCCGTGCACCATGCTGCTGGGCTCGGGCGACCGGCTCGTCGTGACGGGCGCGAACGGCACCGGCAAGTCGAGCCTGCTCGCCGTGCTCGCCGGGACGCTCGCCCCGGCGTCGGGCCGCGTCCGCCACGGCGGGCGGGTCGGCCTGCTCGCGCAGGAGTCGCCGCCCCCGTCCCGGCGCCGCGCCGCCGACGTCCACCGCGCCGCCACCGGCGGTGAGGGGCCGTCGCTCGCCTCGCTGGGCCTGCTGTCCGCCCACGACGCCGAGCGGCCGGTGACGGAGCTGTCGGTGGGGCAGCAGCGCCGTCTCGACCTCGCCGTCGTGCTCGCCGCCGGCCCGCACGTCCTGCTGCTCGACGAGCCGACCAACCACCTGTCGCCCGCGCTGGTCGACGAGCTGACCGACGCGCTGGGCGTCGCGCGGGCGGCGGTCGTGGTCGCCACCCACGACCGGCAGCTGCGGCGCGACACGGCCGCCTGGCCCGTCCTGGACCTGACCGCCGGACCGGGCTAGGGCGACTCCGGCACGGCTCACGTCACCTGCGCGGCCCGGCACGCGAGCTCCCGCATCGCCGCGGGGAGCTCTGCCGGGCCACGCAGGGCCGCCGGGAAGTCGAGCCGGGTGAACGCGGGGCCCGCGGGCGATCGGCCGGGACCAACGAGGAGAAGCCCTTGCCTCGTAATTCAGGGTAGGCTAACCTCTTACTCGTTGCTTCGTGGTGGGAGCAGCGCGTCAGTTCGGGACGTCTCGGGGCCCGGCCGTCCAGGCCGGGCCCCGTGGCACGTCCGGGGTCGACACGCCCCGCCCTTCCCCCGATCAGGTCATCAGCCCGTGCATATGCTGTGCGGACGCACCGACCGGGAGGGGACGATGGAGTCGCAGACCCCGTTCGTCGCGGCGCACCTGCGGCCCGCCCGCACGTTCGACGCGGCCTGCGCCACGGTCGTCGAGTACCTCGCCCG contains these protein-coding regions:
- a CDS encoding NAD(P)H-binding protein; translation: MTILVTGATGNIGRKVVDQLLTRGATDVRALTTDPERAALPEGVEVARGWLRRPHTLPAALRGVDRMYLAPTPDTVDEVLAAARDAGVRHVVDLSGEPESWWGSVTRAVEASGIAWTHLWPGDFFENALTWAPQVRAARTVREPWPHAASAPIAMDDIAAVAATALLDEGSHVHRAHSLTGPETLRRTALVERIAAALGEPVGFVEVPRDEAVAVLEPVMGADAVWYVDAVLGGFAEHAREATPIVEELTGKPGTTFAAWAVENVDAFR
- a CDS encoding serine/threonine-protein kinase, yielding MPQQQGAAAGWVGHVLAGHRIDALVGEGGMGVVYRATHLNLRRTVALKVLSPALAADLEYRRRFEREATIAASLEHPAVVPIYDAGHANGVLFLSMRFIEGDDLGAVLQREGPLDVGRLCALLGPVADALDAVHEAGLVHRDVKPGNVLISRPGRSRSGQVYLCDFGIARGRTDPGSDITAAGRYLGTLQYSSPEQIQGKWIDGRSDQYGLACLVFRGLTGQVPYPRDDTAAVIYAHLAADPPRPSLLRPELPPAVDDVIARAAAKDPARRFDSCAAFVAALAAATVPSSRPRPTPAPRRAAPPEVPAAAPTRRALRPTRPLPLPEVRPEPVPPAPAAPEQPPVAVPVPRHAAPDPVAPDPAPAPSTPAGPAPAGPAPAGPAPAAPAPVAAAPEPAEPVAPEPAPVAPAVPAPVDVRAERGTDDTSVTVTWTPGDDRDVEYKVSRLCPDGRWHVVGRTRTTGLIDGAPAADSDVPVYAVVARIGGEVSAQAVSEEVQPGQEAAAQQAAAQQAAVQQAPRHPVPAPAPSPDVTDPGGIPAVTDLAVAAPGTLVLTWPDGVTEAMVVVRRDGPPLSPGDPAATTWKITNMRYQLDGGLLLPASVPRPCHVAVASCRRERGALVVAPGFGPGARARVPG
- a CDS encoding ABC-F family ATP-binding cassette domain-containing protein, which codes for MPRTTLPARARAHLGATDVHLARGGRPVLTGVDLTVSAGDRLAVVGENGRGKTTLLEVLTGALVPDRGTVRRVGTLGAAAQEVPAAGRTVGDLVDVELAAVRRALRELDAATAALADGHPDAERRYADALTAAEAHDAWDADRRVELSLTALGAVTDRERPLATLSVGQRHRVRLACLLGAGHDLLLLDEPTNHLDAAGLDHLTAALRAHPGGLVLVSHDRALLADVATAVLDLDPSRDGRPRTHGGGWAGFRAGRTAERERWEAEHREQVRHGERLARDLTAAQDRLTTGWRPDKGTGKHTRATRAPALVRAVHRRADDLAAHRVAVPEPPLRFAAPDLPVREGWVLRADDVTLPARFAGPCTMLLGSGDRLVVTGANGTGKSSLLAVLAGTLAPASGRVRHGGRVGLLAQESPPPSRRRAADVHRAATGGEGPSLASLGLLSAHDAERPVTELSVGQQRRLDLAVVLAAGPHVLLLDEPTNHLSPALVDELTDALGVARAAVVVATHDRQLRRDTAAWPVLDLTAGPG